A region of Phyllostomus discolor isolate MPI-MPIP mPhyDis1 chromosome 15, mPhyDis1.pri.v3, whole genome shotgun sequence DNA encodes the following proteins:
- the CHRM3 gene encoding muscarinic acetylcholine receptor M3: protein MTLHNNNTTSSLFPNISSFWIPGSPDSGLPPGTGTHFGSHNNSRAAGNFSVSNGTISDPLGGHTIWQVVFIAFLTGILALVTIIGNILVIVAFKVNKQLKTVNNYFLLSLACADLIIGVISMNLFTTYIIMNRWALGNLACDLWLSIDYVASNASVMNLLVISFDRYFSITRPLTYRAKRTTKRAGVMIGLAWVISFVLWAPAILFWQYFVGKRTVPPGECFIQFLSEPTITFGTAIAAFYMPVTIMTILYWRIYKETEKRTKELAGLQASGTEAEAENFVQPTGSSRSCSSYELQQQSIKRSARRKYGCCNFWFPTKSWKPSAEHIDQDHSSSDSWNNNDAAASLENSASSDEEDIGSETRAIYSIVLKLPGHSTILNSTKLPSSDNLQVPNEELGSVDLEKKASKLQAQRSMDDGGSFQKSFSKLPIQLESAVDSAKTSDINSSVGKTTATLPLSFKEATLAKRFALKTRSQITKRKRMSLIKEKKAAQTLSAILLAFIITWTPYNIMVLVNTFCDSCIPKTYWNLGYWLCYINSTVNPVCYALCNKTFRTTFKMLLLCQCDKRKRRKQQYQQRQSVIFHKRVPEQDL, encoded by the coding sequence ATGACCTTGCACAATAACAATACAACTTCGTCTTTGTTTCCAAACATCAGCTCTTTCTGGATACCTGGCTCCCCAGATTCAGGGCTGCCCCCAGGAACAGGCACTCATTTTGGCAGTCACAACAATTCTCGAGCAGCTGGGAATTTCTCTGTTTCAAATGGCACCATCAGTGACCCTCTGGGAGGTCATACCATCTGGCAGGTGGTCTTCATTGCATTCTTAACAGGTATCCTGGCCCTGGTGACCATCATTGGAAATATCTTAGTGATAGTGGCATTTAAGGTCAACAAGCAACTGAAGACAGTCAATAACTACTTCCTCTTAAGCCTTGCCTGTGCTGATCTGATTATTGGGGTCATTTCAATGAATCTGTTTACTACCTACATCATCATGAATCGATGGGCTTTAGGGAACTTGGCCTGTGACCTCTGGCTGTCCATTGACTACGTGGCTAGCAATGCATCAGTTATGAATCTTCTGGTGATTAGCTTTGACAGGTACTTTTCCATTACAAGGCCACTCACATACAGGGCCAAACGAACAACAAAAAGAGCTGGTGTGATGATAGGTCTGGCTTGGGTCATCTCCTTTGTCCTTTGGGCTCCTGCCATCTTGTTCTGGCAGTACTTTGTTGGGAAGAGAACTGTGCCCCCAGGGGAGTGCTTCATTCAGTTCCTTAGTGAGCCCACCATTACCTTTGGCACAGCTATTGCCGCCTTTTATATGCCTGTCACCATTATGACAATTTTATACTGGAGGATctataaggaaactgaaaaacgCACCAAAGAGCTTGCTGGGCTACAAGCCTCTGGGacagaagcagaggcagaaaACTTTGTCCAACCCACAGGCAGTTCTCGAAGTTGCAGCAGCTATGAGCTTCAACAGCAAAGCATCAAACGCTCAGCCAGGAGAAAGTACGGTTGCTGCAACTTCTGGTTCCCAACCAAGAGCTGGAAGCCCAGTGCTGAGCACATAGACCAAGACCACAGCAGCAGTGACAGCTGGAACAACAACGATGCTGCTGCCTCCCTGGAAAACTCTGCGTCCTCTGATGAGGAAGACATTGGCTCAGAGACAAGAGCCATCTACTCCATTGTGCTCAAGCTTCCAGGTCACAGCACCATCCTCAACTCCACCAAATTACCCTCATCTGATAACCTGCAGGTGCCCAATGAAGAGCTTGGGTCAGTAGACTTGGAGAAAAAGGCCAGCAAACTGCAGGCCCAGAGGAGCATGGATGATGGAGGCAGTTTTCAAAAAAGCTTCTCCAAGCTCCCCATCCAGTTAGAGTCAGCCGTGGACTCAGCCAAGACTTCTGACATCAACTCCTCGGTGGGTAAGACCACGGCCACTCTACCTCTGTCCTTCAAGGAAGCCACCCTGGCCAAGAGGTTTGCTCTGAAGACCAGAAGTCAGATCACTAAGCGAAAACGGATGTCACTCATCAAGGAGAAGAAAGCAGCCCAGACCCTCAGCGCCATCTTGCTTGCCTTCATCATCACCTGGACCCCCTACAATATTATGGTTCTGGTGAACACCTTTTGTGACAGCTGTATACCCAAAACCTATTGGAATCTGGGCTACTGGCTTTGCTACATCAACAGCACCGTGAACCCCGTGTGCTATGCCCTGTGTAACAAAACATTCAGAACCACTTTCAAGATGTTGCTGCTATGCCAATGTGACAAAAGGAAGAGGCGCAAACAGCAGTACCAGCAAAGACAGTCAGTGATTTTTCACAAGCGCGTGCCTGAGCAGGACTTGTAG